From the Proteiniborus ethanoligenes genome, one window contains:
- a CDS encoding transposase gives MPISAKQLNLCDISTDFDKFYNQNQNNLLDLLNEFINISDFIPFSFYQKYYSHFGRKRDFSLESMIYAFILKNILSIPSIDLLITLLNISSEMRQFCGFLKVPHKSQFSRFKDNFLDSLNDLFNNLVDVTEDFCKEVNPFLASILITDTTGFEAYVTENNPKFYQSQLRKAKTYAKIFTKDNPDSTFDIEKYAQGQMPKFASSNSDAKLTYLNGHFGYFQKCVISTNALGVVRNVNFYDVNNNLDQDLRPQDIKDTYDAKSLIPTLETFFQLHPSFSYKYFLGDAGFDADDNYAYLHQKNIMPIISLNPRNSPNIPQPGFNEIGVPLCPYDSSLPMVYDGITREKGRADRIKYICPKALKICSNGTTTYSLKCESPCTSSKMGRVKQITIHHNYRFNTSMPRDSLKWQLLFKLRTICERSICQIKNFIQIKSSRVRNTVSLKSDILLACISQLIAFILMFKTKNYDNPLAIKSLIA, from the coding sequence ATGCCAATTTCAGCTAAACAATTAAACCTTTGTGATATTTCCACTGACTTTGATAAGTTTTATAATCAAAATCAAAACAATTTGCTTGATTTGTTAAACGAATTTATTAATATTAGTGATTTTATTCCATTTTCTTTTTACCAAAAGTATTATTCTCATTTTGGTAGAAAGAGAGATTTCTCTTTAGAATCCATGATTTATGCTTTTATACTTAAAAACATTTTATCTATTCCCTCTATTGACCTATTGATTACATTACTTAATATTTCCTCTGAAATGCGTCAATTTTGTGGATTCCTTAAAGTTCCTCATAAGTCTCAGTTCTCACGATTTAAAGATAATTTCTTAGATAGTTTAAATGATTTATTCAACAATCTAGTAGATGTAACTGAGGACTTCTGTAAGGAAGTTAATCCTTTTTTAGCCTCTATCTTAATTACTGATACCACAGGTTTTGAGGCTTATGTTACTGAGAATAATCCTAAATTCTATCAATCCCAACTACGTAAAGCTAAAACATATGCTAAGATTTTTACAAAAGATAATCCTGATTCAACTTTTGATATTGAAAAATATGCTCAAGGTCAAATGCCTAAGTTCGCTTCATCCAATTCTGATGCTAAGCTTACTTATCTTAATGGCCATTTCGGCTACTTTCAAAAATGTGTTATTTCAACTAATGCACTTGGTGTTGTTAGGAATGTTAACTTCTATGATGTCAATAACAATCTTGACCAAGATCTAAGACCCCAAGATATTAAAGATACTTATGATGCTAAATCTTTGATCCCCACTCTAGAAACTTTTTTTCAACTGCATCCCAGTTTTTCATATAAATATTTCTTAGGGGATGCTGGATTTGATGCTGATGATAACTATGCTTATCTCCACCAAAAAAACATTATGCCTATTATCTCCTTAAATCCACGCAATTCTCCCAATATACCTCAACCTGGATTTAACGAGATAGGAGTTCCACTTTGTCCATACGATTCTTCTTTGCCTATGGTTTATGACGGCATTACTCGTGAAAAAGGTAGGGCTGATAGAATAAAGTATATTTGTCCAAAGGCATTAAAAATTTGTTCTAATGGGACAACTACCTATTCTCTTAAATGTGAAAGTCCTTGTACTTCATCCAAAATGGGTCGAGTTAAACAAATTACTATACACCATAATTACAGATTTAATACCTCAATGCCCCGTGATAGCTTGAAGTGGCAACTATTATTCAAGTTAAGAACCATTTGTGAAAGATCAATTTGCCAAATTAAAAATTTCATACAAATCAAATCATCCAGAGTTAGAAATACAGTATCTCTAAAATCAGATATTTTACTCGCTTGCATTTCACAGTTAATTGCTTTTATACTTATGTTTAAGACTAAAAACTATGATAATCCACTTGCTATCAAATCTTTAATAGCTTAG